In the genome of Aulosira sp. FACHB-615, one region contains:
- a CDS encoding transposase — protein MITSYLGKVSTSQTLQFYITNLASDANKIGSAIRQHWGIENSVHWTLYHFGF, from the coding sequence ATGATAACTTCTTATTTGGGCAAGGTCAGCACATCTCAAACCCTGCAATTTTACATTACTAATCTTGCCAGTGATGCTAACAAAATTGGTAGTGCGATTCGACAGCATTGGGGTATTGAAAATTCTGTTCATTGGACGCTATACCATTTTGGATTTTAG